CCTAGCTGACACAGATCTAAGCTaatttttatatatttcattGACCTGGAAATAGACTAATCCCCCTCACAAACAGCACGATTGTTATACAGCAagattttctttgtcatatattATTTCAAATTGAagatatttgggttttggactgttgctgGGACGACACAAGACAATTGAAGATGCCACCACGATCCCACACAAAATCATTAATTGATCCACAGATGAATCGATGATGAGAATAATGGTTAGTTATATCTCTGCATTAGAGCGGTGCATCATGCACGTGTCCCGTTATGGTAATAGGTAAAGTGGACAGATATCAGCAGACTCAGCAACTTGGAGAACAGTCctaaaaatgtgaaagtggatcagtttttgttgtctgATGTTCCctccctgcagagagacagccGTTCAGTTATCAGCCAAATGGGTTTGCGCTACATTTATCAGCGATGTGCCTGCGCCAGCTTGTTTCTGAGAGTCGCAGGACGTTTGTGACCGCGGCCTCGGTTTCCTCCTCTATTCCCCCTTTATCTGCCTTTTTACTTGTCCTTCGTCTTTTCCTGTTGACTCGTTCCTTCTGTCCTTCTGCACTACCGTTCATTACCTccattctttttctctgtcctctgtcttccaCTTTGCTTTGTTCGCCTCTTTCCCCCTGCTCCTCTCAATAATTAATAGGGCAATTAGTGTATATCAGATAATATGAATAATAGAGGAGATCAAGgtaggaggaaagaagagagtgAAAGGAATGAAAATTGTGTTTTGTACTTCTTTTAAAGGAATAGGTCAACGTTTTGGACAAAAGTCTTGAGATGAGAAGATGGACATGGATCTGAGTCATGATccgtttagcctagcttagcataaacactggatcctgggggaaactgttagcctggctctgccgtCACCAGCCCTTCTGATGATTCCACAAAGTGTCTTGTTCATTTGACCTCCTCAAATATGAGAAACTGGCAATGTGAGTCACGTGCTGGAGCTGTTTTTTAACAGTCTTATCCAAACACTCAGCACTTCTGTGCAGCATCTCCAGCCACAGTGGAAAGCTGCGTATATACAAGGTTTATCCAGCACGTAGCCTGCACCAAAAACCGTATATTGATATTTCTGTCACGGGTTTAACAAATGTGTCCGCACCAGTGAACCAGGATAAATGTCTCGTGCACAGATGAGGGACAGGAGCAAAGAGGGAAACTGACTCGGGGATGATCTTATGATACTGGTCTTCACCttcttcatgttgtttttgcttCTGTTGATTGTCTGCCTCTCCACTCTGCATGCCCTCTGCCACGATGGTGCcactgtgttttgaatgcttGTTTTGATGCAGGCTTGGGTTTGCCCTGTGGTTGTGGTGGGATCGAACGCCCCGCTCGCCCGTCCAAAAAACGAGCGGCGCCTGGACCGCCACACTAACTGTTGGTCAGATTGATCAAGGATAACTGTAACTATTGTTCTGAACTCAATCCATTATtattttgtctcctcctcctcctcctcctcctccttcttcttcttactCCAGTGTAGACATGCTGGGTTACCACTAATAAGATCCACCACTTGCTAACACTGACGAACTCCGCTGTGGCTAATTGCTAATAGTGTTTATTTAAAGCCAGTGTATAGACTGTGCAGTCTGTCAGACAGTGATTTCAAATCACTCTCAGCGTTGGTTTTGATCTACTTGGAGTGCCAGGCGGGTGGAGTTTAACACATCATGAGAGAGTTATAAGTGTTTGAAGGTCCATCAGGTGTAGGTTATGTTAACTCCACCTGTGTGATGTTCCAGGTAGGTTAGAGCAAATATGAACACCTGTGTGCAGATAACATACAGTGTATCAGATGCAGTGATTTCTTTGTAGGGAGCTCTAAGTAGTCAACAATAATCCCTGAACATAACTGTCTGTAAGACactttttttgtcctttctgaCTTTCTCGTAGCAACTTGTGTTCAGAGTTCATAGCGATGCTAAATTTGTAGCTTTGCTGGAATCAATCAACATGTAAAAATCAACCAGTTGTATCTGTTAAATGCACGTTTATAGTGTCATTTTCAGCACGCTGTAATTGGTGTCTTGTTTGGGTCGGCGCATGCTGTCTtttaaaagagatttaaaaaagaaaaagcgcCGTGATGAAGGCAGATGATCAGATTATTAAAAACGCATATAAGATGATTTTAAAGGGCTGATTCTGTCTCTTAGACTTTGATGTTCATGTTGTCAttccttattttatttttattagtttatttgACAGGAATGATGCTAACTGACcgacagaaaaaaataactaagtgtgctgaaaatgacacacagcTTCTTAAAGTGGAGAGCATGCATGATAATGTGAAGATACCTGAAAATAACACGTCATCCTCTAGACGTCTGTCATAGGAAGCTAAAGGCtaatctgtttgtgtgctcgTCCTTGCTTTTGGCTGCATGTCTGTGCGTCGGtaaacatctttttttgtctctttcctgCCAGATGAGACCATGGTCATCAACGTCTTCTGTGGCGTCGTGTCTGGagtcctgtcctcctctctggccAACCCCACCGACGTCCTCAAGGTGATTCTTAATGCAGGGGACGAGACTTAGACTGAAACGCCTGCTCATCAACATATCAAAGCAGTGCTCAGCTAAGCTTTTATTGCCCTGCCGTCCACTGCTAATTTTAGATCGCTctcagattttattattttttttatgtttcatttatttctcagaTTGCAGGCCTGAACATGCTTGACCgcctttttgcttgtttgtgtttttgttccagaTCAGGATGCAGGCGCAGGGCAGTCTGCTCCAAGGCAGCATGATGTCCAACTTCATCAACATCTACCAGACAGAGGGCACCAGGGGGCTGTGGAGAGTGAGTGTTGGATTACTCTGTgaagggatgtgtgtgtgcattatgtgtgtgttagtcatGGAGGCGGCGCCATGTTCGTTCTCTAtgagtttttagtttttattggGCCTTATAGCTCAGGgctaaaatgtaaaattgttTATGACGCTCAATTCCAAGCGTGAGTCCCACGTGAATAAAACTGccatttttcatccttttaaCAGCTGCTTACTGATCCCAGCAGATCCCAAACCAACCACATCTTTAAACCAGATTTTtataatgtgaaaacaatgtgaaaggAGTCgcgcagcagacagacacagttggCAACTAGCTGGTGGACGTAGTGCAGCTCTTAGTAGCTAAGGAGTCggtagagaccaaaaatggAGCTAAAAGGAGTGAATATTTGATTCACCAGGTGGCCGGAAAAACCATGAAAATTAGCTTAGCTCAAAGCCTAAAGACCGGGGGAAACGGCTCTAGCCCCTCAAAAAGGGAAAATTATACTTTCAGCACCTCCAAAATGATgttatttccatgttttatcTCGTAAGCTCGTTATATGAGCTTGTGTGTCAAGGCAGTAGTTGTACTGTAGTAGTCTTATAGTCAAACGTgttgtctcctcttcctcaggggGTCATCCCCACAGCGCAGCGAGCAGCCATTGTCGTTGGGGTGGAACTTCCTGTCTATGACATAACTAAGAAGCACCTCCTTCGCTCCGGCCTCATGGGAGACACCATTTTGGCACATTTCATgtgagtttatttatttgtaaacTCTCTTTCCAGTCATCATCTTTTGtcatcatacagtatgtttttaaaTTTATCAACCGCTTTTGtttattagtattatttatttagtttgaaAGGATGGACATTTGTACTAAACTCAGCTTTGGACTGGTCCGCTAACCTTGTTCCATGTCTGCGCAGCTCAAGTTTCACGTGTGGCCTGGCGGGGGCGCTGGCCTCCAACCCCGTAGACGTGGTCCGGACCCGTATGATGAACCAGCGAGTTTTGTCGGGAGGCCCCATGTACAAAGGAACACTGGATGGAGTGATGCAGACGTGGAAGAACGAGGGCTTCTTCGCTCTCTATAAGGGATTCTGGCCTAACTGGCTGCGACTGGGGCCTTGGAACATCATTGTATCCTTAAAAACCTGAAAACACGGGAACGTGGAGTCTGCGGGACATCAAAACGGGTGTTCTTCCTTGACCTCCTGCATTGATTGATTTAGCTGAATTGCAGAGAGAACCAGGCCTTAATTTGAGACAGGCTTCTATAAGAGACTCacctttattttcttattttcccgAACTAATGCAAAATCAACACAtgctcatttcctcttttcattcattaatttttgTGGTCACTtccattttgccatttttcgATTGCTTTTAAGCCGCAGTCAGGTAGAttaaacacttcctgtttcacagtaaaagtcTTCCTGTCGCTTAATCCTCCTTTTTCCTTGTAGCTTTTAAAAGTCTGCAGGTAGTGCGGAGCTCTGTTGATGGTAGCTGCTGTGATATGAATCCCGAAGCTTTCCTTAACGCAGCGCTCAGTTCTTCATCACCTTCGAGCAGCTGAAGAAGCTCCCGTTTTAACGGCAGCAGGAAGCGGGACCTCGCTGGTCTGACAGACTGTGTCGGGCGTAGGTGGGGTGTGAGCACGGCAGCACCTGGAGTTTTGGCACCAGTATATTCACACTCCCTTCAGACTCATACTGATGATACAGTAcggtatcagtcttctcacgCTCATCCAATTCTTACGttgatttctgtctttttattgcaaagtgtttatttattgtcactggttctgttttgtactgttttaaGGATTGCTACTCACTCCCTCAATCACCTTTGACGCTCCCCAGGCAGCTAAATGTTTGGTCGTAGCAGACCACCGTTCCCACTCCGAGCTGGAAAAACTTGGGAAATGAATTTATGAATAGGAACTGCAGAATGTCTGTCCAGACATGCATGGCTGCGTAGTTTGAGGAGAGGAAACGAACATGAAACTGTAGCGTGAATGATGCGTAGGTAGCTCGTATTTTAACGGCGTTTGCACTGCATGAAGTCAGATTTAACTGCTGAATGTTGAGGAGTTGCATGGAAGACAACAAACTGAATGTTATTGGGCTGAGACAGAACAGAATTCAGGATTCACactgaaagaaaggaggaaatgatCCCTGACAGCGCTCCAGATGAGCTCGTGTCTTTGCCTCCGAAATCTCACACTGCTGTTTTAATCTtcatcagaaaaacacatgatgttTCTTTTATCGTTTGTCTGGAAAAAGCAGTTTCCAGAGACACAATCTGTAACCTTAAAGAGCCGCTGAAGTTTCACTGGAAACAATCAGAAATCTGAACCAAAGCCTCTTACGACAGAAGACGaagcagccatttttttttctcttcaatccAGATCAGTCGCTTCTATtgaaggtgtgttttttttgtttgttttattcgtTTTGTTCACCTCCAGTCTGCTGCAGCGTCAGGAGCGCTGCACCGGCTCAGTAGAAAGGAGGTGGATGCCATACCTGCCTTTTTCAACGTCGTGTCCCTCGTTCGAAGTCGTGGCACGAGCAGGAAAGTGGACAGATGGTGGAAAAGAGGGCCTTCGTGCCAAAATGCGTTCTAATCAAACCAGGTTGAATTCATTTGCAGGTGATTTTTAAAGAGATTTTGTTTGCAGCTGCTTGAGTCTGtgtaaaatgctttttttttccactaagttgtatttttaattatgTATGGGAAGCCATGAGTTATCAGTAATCCTCAAACATGTGAGTACTGATTGTCCTTGGTTTGACTTGTGCAGTGCAGGAGTGCAGCTTCCACACAGGTGACCTCAccaaacccttttttttttaatgtcagtgtttttattcatttcagtttgtcaaGTTTTGGTTATCCTAATCATACCatatctttttgtttgtttgtttgtttgtttgtttttggcttcGTTGGTCAGTGATTTCCCCTcccagcagcagttttctgtggCTCTTATCATCAGACAGGCGTCACAAAATAGTCTGGAGACTGAAGTCATCTTTCCTGCTGCATTCTGTAATTTAGACACCTCGAAAATACATAATGACTGATCGCCTCAGCGGCGGCGGCAccagctcctctgcagctccgtTTCCTGGTCTGTGCTGTAGGTGCTTTGTTATGTTTGAGGCTCTCGGTCACATGATCAGTCTTACATCTTAGTTTTTCCCTCTGCGGGTTTCTGCTTCTCGTACTCTTGATTAAAAACACACGTGGCGTCCTTCTGCCCTGAAATGCATCAGTGTTCGTCGCAGCTGCATAAATCTCACAAACGGCCTTTTTTCCAGAATCAAAAGGACGGTGCGTCCTAATCTGACCCCTGTCGCCAGTGTCACCAGTGTCGCATTTGGTAAGACTCACCTGCAGCGTGGAAAGTGTAGATTTGCACCAACACCTGACGGTTCCACTCAGGAGGCGTGTTTGGGCCTTGTGGCGTCATCCTGTCACAGCCTTACACTTCACGTTGGTCACCTGATGCCTCATCACCTCGTTGACtgtgtgtttagtgtttttCCTTCAGTTGCTGACCACAGGTTGTGTTCACAGCTATTATTTCAGCGTGTTTGTGAgatgtgttgtgtttctgaCGTAGTCGAGCTCACCTGAGCCTTTTAAACCAACAGTTAAACGTAGTACTCGAGTACAGCGAAGTATCAACCAGCGCAGTTCATCTACAAATATTCACCTGCTTATAAAACTGTGTTATTTctcatgaaataaataattagTCGCTTGAACCGAGATTAACCTGAAAATATCAAACGTTCTCTGGTTCTACCTTCCAAAATTGAAAGATTTActaattttctgtcttttaaatgataataaatggAATATTTGGGGGTTtctgacagacaaaacaaacagtatgaGACATAAAAGGTTGAATAATCCATCAGAAAGGGAACATGTCAGTGTGGATTGATCCATGTTACTGCTGAGTGACAGCAGTGTCACGACAGAAGTGAACTTTGAGCTGAGCGTTCGACTGTCAGACAAACGTTTTCAGCTCGTTAAGTTGTGTTGAGACGATgcagcagatggagaaagaaaactCAAAATGGTTaatgaagggttttttttttttgcgttttTGTACGTCGTGTGAATGTAAACGCTAACGTGGCGCTAAGAGCGTGTGTCTGAGGAGGAAGCCACGTCAGGACACAGAAGACATTTCTGTCGTCACGTCTCTGGTGGGATTTTCAGTCGTCGTGAAGAAGCCGTCGCTCTGTGTCATAACGGGCTGCGTCCACGTCTGCCTCGTGCTTCATGAACCCTCCAGCCGTTAatcatcctctccttctcctctgtgattgtgtttgtgctgtaaaaaGTGTCGCTTTGGTAAAATTATATTTGggaattttatattttaagcTTTTCAGCGATTTTCTCTTTGAAAGCGTCCTGCTTCTGAATGATTGATGTATTTATTGGACGTTTGAGGCTGCTCTCCATTCCTGCTCGTCTCTCTTGTCAAAAGCATTAAATGCTCACAGTGGCaagttttctgttatttatgtgttttaatgtgaacTGTTACAAAGTCTCATGAATCAATTGACCAAATATTTTTAATTGCAACCTCTCTTTCAAGCAGAGAGGGCATAAAAACCCCCACGCCAAATAGAAATAGGCATAAAGTTTGGCAAGAGTTCACTGATGATGCTTCGTTTTTAGGACGGGGCGTCTTGTGTGGCCTCGTTTTAACTGAACCCTCGTCGAGTGTAAACAGATTTAcgtctgacccccccccccccccccccccgctctgaACACATCGTCTGTTTCCTCCGTCGCAGCCCAGCTGTGTGTAAACTGTGTCTGCAGCTAATAAACCACGCTAGCTTCTCTGACAACATAAGCTTGACTCGAGGTCCGGCGACTCGCTGTTTCCGGTGCTTTCTTTCGTGGtccatgacctctgacctctgacctcttccCAGCTGGTGCGGTGGCTGGTTTTGGTCTGATGGGCCcagtcagctgatgtttcttgtgtttttctctcgtCTCACACTCCTAAAAACTGCTCTGAACACACCTGATACGAAAGCTTCTCTTAGCAAAAAGTTTTTATTtggcttttttgtgtttttgtggggCTCATGATTGTATCGCGCTTAATTTTTATGCTCTTGACCTTTTAAGAGCACCTCCTgctctttttcctttgtgtgcCATGTGACCAcaattttcacacatttcagctTTGAAGCCGGTCGACATTTCAGTCTGTCGTGTTGTTTTACCTCAAACGTCGTCTCACAATCTGAGCACTCCCCCTCCCTTCAGACACGGgctccttttcctttttgcttTTAGTTTTTTACTATCTGTCACatgttgaacaaaacaaaaacgctGTTACACTGATAAATGAAGACGTTTGATTTGACGTTTGGATTTCAGCATCTTTCCTCCTCATAGTTTCCTCTGGACTCTCAGTTCATTGGTTTGATTGTTCGATGTCATTTTGATGAATGAATTCTTCATTTAAAGGCCAAAGTCGTGCATTAAACCAACTTCCTGTAGGTTTTTTAAGGTGTTCCACGTCGTCACATGCTTCGTCATTCTGGTTTTAAAATACTTTGAGTGTGGAAATGATCAGGAACTGACAAATCTCCATCTGTGGCCGTTGGACAGGAGAAGGAAATCATCaatatttttgtaaattttCTCTTCACGTCCTCTTCTCATTTGCACTTTGGTGTCATTGCTGTCTATAACCTTTATGCTTGTTCACTTGATGAATTTCTATGGTGGAAGTTTTAAgatcttcttttttctttgacagaATGGGTGTGGCTTTATATAAATTCAATGTTcactcaaataaaatatatactgTGGTCGTTTCTGTATCAGATTATTTCTTTTTGCTGCTGATTTTAATATTTGATGTGTATATAATATATCAGTTTGGGAGATCAGACTAAAAGTCCTCTCCATGACAGACTGTGGTGTAGTGTCTGTTGGTCACCACAGGGGGGAGCTGTTGAGCGAAAGAATGGCAAGAGACGTGCTTTGTCCCCAAAAAACACTGTATGTAAAACGGAAATATATCCTCACAGCCCAGGATGACATCTTCTTGTCTGACAAACTGTCCAAAACCtgaaaatatttagtttttaatgacgtgtgtgacagagaaaagcagcaaatcctcacatgaGAAGAGGCTGATGTccacatttttgtttgaaaagtgactgaaacGATTCGTCAATAAACTTATTCAATTCATGAatcaatcatttcagctctgaaatACTTAAAAATGAATGCTGGAGAAGTGGAAAACGTGTCATTGAGGGAGGACAGCTCTTCAGGCttctctgtgacagactgttcAGAGGTGCGTTAAATATTTCCACAGTCATTGAGAAAAGTCTTTTGTATGAAATATGATTATTGTTCTAGATAATACAagatttgtgtcttttttctgttttgtataATTGTAATCACCTTTtgactattttctgacattttatttaacaaaccATAAATCAGTTAATTGAGAGAAAATTGCTGTTTACTGTCCACCTAGCGGCTATTTGTCTCCACCTAGTGGCTGATTCAGATTCAGCAGCTGCTTTACCTTCACTTGATCtactgtttcttttatttttttaaaataccTTTTTATTGACAGTCAATCATTAAAAACCCTTTAACCCAAAATTGTTCAAATGTACAGAACTTTCAAGAAAACTATTTTATTGAAAGTGTCATTTAGATTATTAATGATTCAGTTTTGTGTGGCGTACACATAAATGAGATGCTGTGTGAAAGCCCCAAATCAGCACTTTGAGCTGGTGTTTCCAGCCTGTATCTACaggatatataaataaagttgtgtgGCTTTAAATCAGGCGTCCTCGGTGTATTCACAGACGAATACACACAACCTGTATCAAAATCTGAGTTAATCACTTCACTGTCAGAGCTAATTTACAGACAACACCAACCTGATTTCACCCAACAGATTTTCCAAGACAAAGGTTAATTTAAACTGATGTAAGCGGTCaatcaattacacacacacacactcagtgtcaTTAAGTGAAGCAGCTTCAGGTGTGCCAGCTCTTCACACAGCTGAACTGTGGGCTCATTAAACCACATGAGAAACTGAGTGAATGACTttcagtgtctgctgtgtgtgaggtttCCTCTGCTGAACGCACTGCTGCTTCATACACGTTTAGACACATGTCCATGTATTTATGTCGTTATTTATTGGCGTCGCATTAGAAACCAAAGCTGAGTTCTCTCCAGAGCTCCAGCAGCAAATATGTTTGCTTCAGTCTGGCCTCCAGTTTGTTAGTTTTATGTAGTTTTTGTGTGACAGTAGGATCACCCTACAGGTGTTTTATTCTCTGCAGAGGTTTTTAGCAGTGCAGCTTTGAGGTTCCTGTGTTTGTTAAAGTGGGGGGTGCGTGCAGCCATGAAGGAGGAGATTGCTGCCGCTGTGTTCTTCATGGCTCGGCTGGTGAAGAGATACGGCTGCCTGGATAACGAAGGCAGGGAGCGCTTTGCCGCCGCCCTCACCTGCGTCCTGTTTGCCAACTACAAGAACCACTGGCACCCAAACGCACCCAGCAAGGGACAGGCCTACAGGTCAGTGAGGCTTCTGTATTTGTAGAAAAAACATATAACATTacagaaaatcaatgaaaaacagGCAGCTGAGCAGGACAGAAAGCTGGATGCACTCTTATGGTGACTAATGTTATCAAACTAAGTACATTATAGccttctgcctctgctgtgctgctgttacaGAGGGCTGCAGCATTGTCCCATAACTAGACTTGAGGAATCCAGACTTCACTGTGAAGGAGGCCAGTGAAACTGCTGTGTACTAAAGAAATAGGCCCTCTGTAACGTCTTGACTTGTAGATTTAACAGGGATGCTTCTGGATAAACATGGTGCTTTGTTATATCACGTGAAATTTCATTCAGCTGTATTTTACTGAGGTTGCAGCAGAAATCTCTCCCAGGTTTCTAGAACTCTGGACacgctgctgtgtgtttcaggtgtctGCGTATGAACCGTGTGCGGCTGCAGGACCCGGTGCTGCAGCAGGCCTGCGAGCAAAGCGCGGTGCGGTACGAGGATCTGGGCCTTCCGCAGGAGATGACGGTGTGGGTCGACCCCGGAGAGGTGTCCTGCAGGTCAGGCCTCTCAGCCTGGCAGAGCTGTGATCAGAGCCGCAGAGGGGCGGcttgaaaactgcagctctgagaaCTAAACTGAGGCTAAACTTTGTCCTGAACCAGGCTCGAGCTTTGGCTTCACCCCAACAAGGCTCACTGTTACCTCACCGTTTTCCATCCCTGCAGGTACGGCGAACACAGCGCTCCATTTTCAGTCTCAGTGGTGGAAACCTGTCGGCGAGGAGACGGAGAGTTTTCCCGCCGCATCCATGACGCCGTGGAGCGGGCGAGCCTCGACATCCAATCGGGAAGCTCttcagatgaggaggaggaggaagaggagggtggagacAACAGCATGAGTAGCAGCGGCCTGTCTGTTCTCGGCTCTGTTCCAGTCCCGCCCAGCAACCCTGAGCCCAAAACCATCCCAACCGTCAGCAACCCCAACAGCGTCTACCGGGTCAGTTGACCACATGAAGCATTTGACCAACTGTAACCACGATCTCTCTCTAATCCTGGGACTTTACTTTAGTCTGAGGATTAGACTTTCACTCATTCtccttcagctgtcactgtttTGTCGTTCAAAGTCTCCACGAGAAACAACAACCTCGGAGCGTAAAACATCTCAAAGTCTGTTTCATTGCTGTCGTCTAACCCTTTTCTCCTCTCGTCCTCAGTTCAGCGAGTTTTCTCCAGGCGCCCCTCAGACCTGGCTCAGGGAGAAGCGGAAGGCCTTCGCTGGGGATACGTTCCCACCTCACGCTCCCCCAGCTGGAGGCCCGACCTCACAGTTCTCCAACCAGAAAAGCTTCAAGTCCTATCGACCCTCGTTCACCTTCGCCGGGCCTCGCGTTGACAAGTACCACTGGGTCAGCAAATCCCGATCCTAGAGCGAGCCGGGGCTTCAACCTAGAACCACGATCAGGTTACTGCTCAGGACGGGACCAGGGGCCGGCAGCCACGGTGCCAAACCAAAGCCCTACAGACCCTGTTTGCAGGGTAAAAAATATTTCCAGGACAGTTTATATGTCTTTAAAGGATAACTTTATTATTCGTACATGGTTTAAAGAGTCAATGATTTAAAGTAATGCTGCTTGAGCATGTTTTTAAGCTTTGAATTATTCAAGTGTTTTAATTAATGCTcttctaaatgtgtttttaaagtaaGTGTGAATAAAGTAACATTGAACAGTCattgaaaagaaataaatgccTCCATGTCAGCTCTGGTGGTTTGAAAGTGTTTCCTCTTTTACGTCTTGGTTCATCTTTTTAACACTATCAttcttaatttttatttattttttgctgctCTGTTCTCTGGACTGTAAATCCCGCTCTGTCTTGAAGCTGACATGGCAGAGCGGCTGCGTGTGGCGGTGGTTGTACTGGTAGTGTAGTTAGTGATTGGTGCGTAGAAACAATCAGCTAACAACACTGCCTACACAGCAACCCCGATCACATCCACCCTCAGGGATCAGTAGCACTGCAGtacgtgtttgtgtgaaatgatGCTGCAGATACGTACTGATATGTAGTTTAACATCACATGTTTTTGCATGAACGCGTTAACTTCTTACGCTCTGACAGTCTGCGTCTGGTCAGGTGAGTTAGACCAGCTAACCATCGTCATGCTGGAGTGAAGCTTTAcgtaaaatataaaaataaccTTTGAAACAGTAAGTTAGTCttaatagtttgacattttggaaaatgagaTTTGCCTCCTGGGATGTGGAGACTGATACCACTCAAGTCTGCGTGTTTAAAATAaggctacagctagcagccagttagcctagcttagcacaaagactggaaacactggagaacagctggcctggctttgtccaaaaGAAAAGCTCCTGTAAAGCTCACTGATGAACACGTCTTATTTGATTAATCCATACAAACACCGAAtagcaaaaacatgttttgcagGGGATCATTAGCCAAACTACTTCCTGGTTCTGAGCAGCTGGGGATGTGACAGGTCCCTGCTGAGAAAGTGCTGAGTCACCTCACTGCAATAACCTGTTCAtgctttatatttttattgatttccgtaagtacaaatacaaagaaatgtacaaaacagaaatatgaatatttttaatttaaaggaAATTATTTTACTCACCAAACCTCCAACAGCTCCCAGGCTGGGTTTTAAGAAGTCAGCGGGATCATTTTCAAAGAGCTGCCTTTTTTCTATGAAGCACTGGCACTTTAGAAAGTTAACAAAGCCGATAAAGACTGATTCATTTCATAAAATGACCCCAAAGTTACCAGTGGTTGAGCAGCCACGCTGCGTCAGTGATGTTCAGATGTTTGCTCCTGTTCTGATCCTCATGATGCTGAATCCCATTGGTGGGAAGCCGAGGACgcagagctctgattggctgttcctCACTACTTGAACATCCAGTTTCTTGTGGCTCTTCGAGAAGTAAACTCTTCTTCTGAAAGCTCGGTCCACGGCCGTATGAAGCATTACCAGAACGTGGAAGACGTTTGCAGTCCCGTAAAGAACCGCCTGAGGTGAACCTCCTGTGtggactgtgtgcatgtggatggaGGAGTGCTGTGACCCCACCTGCAGCTCTCACCGCTCTGTTTACAAGTGACCACTGCTGGAGAAACACAACTGTCTCCACGGCTACGCTTCGCTGTGTGCAGCCCAT
This region of Chaetodon trifascialis isolate fChaTrf1 chromosome 16, fChaTrf1.hap1, whole genome shotgun sequence genomic DNA includes:
- the slc25a14 gene encoding brain mitochondrial carrier protein 1 isoform X1 — encoded protein: MFVDMLYCLRLQHCVDLCLGGLLLFLAGLQQVEAAAAAEMAQLNWKPFIYGGMASIVAEFGTFPIDLTKTRLQVQGQSQYTEVRYRGMFHALFRIGKEEGIRALYSGISPALLRQASYGTIKIGTYNSLKRLFVSRPEDETMVINVFCGVVSGVLSSSLANPTDVLKIRMQAQGSLLQGSMMSNFINIYQTEGTRGLWRGVIPTAQRAAIVVGVELPVYDITKKHLLRSGLMGDTILAHFISSFTCGLAGALASNPVDVVRTRMMNQRVLSGGPMYKGTLDGVMQTWKNEGFFALYKGFWPNWLRLGPWNIIFFITFEQLKKLPF
- the slc25a14 gene encoding brain mitochondrial carrier protein 1 isoform X2, which translates into the protein MAQLNWKPFIYGGMASIVAEFGTFPIDLTKTRLQVQGQSQYTEVRYRGMFHALFRIGKEEGIRALYSGISPALLRQASYGTIKIGTYNSLKRLFVSRPEDETMVINVFCGVVSGVLSSSLANPTDVLKIRMQAQGSLLQGSMMSNFINIYQTEGTRGLWRGVIPTAQRAAIVVGVELPVYDITKKHLLRSGLMGDTILAHFISSFTCGLAGALASNPVDVVRTRMMNQRVLSGGPMYKGTLDGVMQTWKNEGFFALYKGFWPNWLRLGPWNIIFFITFEQLKKLPF
- the btg4 gene encoding protein BTG4, which encodes MKEEIAAAVFFMARLVKRYGCLDNEGRERFAAALTCVLFANYKNHWHPNAPSKGQAYRCLRMNRVRLQDPVLQQACEQSAVRYEDLGLPQEMTVWVDPGEVSCRYGEHSAPFSVSVVETCRRGDGEFSRRIHDAVERASLDIQSGSSSDEEEEEEEGGDNSMSSSGLSVLGSVPVPPSNPEPKTIPTVSNPNSVYRFSEFSPGAPQTWLREKRKAFAGDTFPPHAPPAGGPTSQFSNQKSFKSYRPSFTFAGPRVDKYHWVSKSRS